In the Mycolicibacterium thermoresistibile genome, one interval contains:
- a CDS encoding serine hydrolase domain-containing protein has product MGALDVLADWPVDNVAATVVGPDGVRADRGDLRREFALASVTKPLAARAAQIAVEEGVVELDTPAGPPGSTVRHLLAHTSGVSMNSAETLNEPGQRRVYSNYGFRLLAEKIEQESGIGFAEYFHEAVCEPLGMSDTALPGGAAAAGFGAGSTVADLALFAVDLLRPRLVSQQMHDEATSVQFPGLDGVLPGFGVQRPNDWGLGFEIRGTKSPHWTGSANSPRTFGHFGQSGTFLWVDPAVDLALVVLTDRNFGNWAYERWPALSDGVLREFASH; this is encoded by the coding sequence ATGGGTGCCCTGGATGTGCTCGCCGACTGGCCCGTCGACAACGTCGCCGCCACGGTGGTCGGGCCCGACGGTGTGCGCGCCGACCGGGGGGATCTGCGCCGGGAGTTCGCGCTGGCGTCGGTCACCAAACCGCTTGCCGCGCGGGCCGCGCAGATCGCGGTCGAGGAGGGGGTCGTCGAGCTGGACACGCCCGCCGGACCGCCCGGATCGACAGTGCGGCATCTGCTCGCCCACACCTCCGGGGTGTCGATGAACTCCGCCGAGACGCTCAACGAGCCCGGACAGCGGCGGGTGTACTCGAACTACGGGTTCCGGTTGCTGGCCGAGAAGATCGAGCAGGAGTCCGGCATCGGGTTCGCCGAGTACTTCCACGAGGCGGTGTGCGAGCCGCTGGGCATGTCCGACACCGCGCTGCCGGGCGGTGCGGCGGCCGCCGGATTCGGCGCCGGGTCCACGGTCGCCGATCTGGCGCTGTTCGCCGTGGACCTGCTGCGGCCGCGGCTGGTGTCGCAGCAGATGCACGACGAGGCGACGTCGGTGCAGTTTCCCGGGCTGGACGGGGTGCTGCCCGGTTTCGGGGTGCAGCGGCCCAACGACTGGGGGCTGGGTTTCGAGATCCGCGGCACCAAATCGCCGCACTGGACCGGGTCGGCCAACTCGCCCCGCACGTTCGGGCATTTCGGCCAGTCAGGAACGTTTTTGTGGGTCGATCCGGCGGTTGACCTGGCGCTGGTGGTGCTGACCGACCGCAATTTCGGCAACTGGGCGTATGAGCGGTGGCCGGCGCTGTCGGACGGGGTTTTGCGAGAATTCGCGTCCCACTAG
- a CDS encoding MarR family winged helix-turn-helix transcriptional regulator, translated as MTTSDRPQILAELNAEFRVQALRSVMLHSAVAARLGIAVTDFNCLNVLSMEGPLTAGQLAERTDLTRGGAVTAMIDRLEAAGFVHRRRDDDDRRRVLVELDEAAAARIAPLFAGLGESLNDHLDSYRTDELRLLLDAVRGINQRVARATDALREG; from the coding sequence GTGACGACTTCGGACCGCCCGCAGATCCTGGCGGAGCTCAACGCGGAATTCCGGGTGCAGGCGCTGCGCTCGGTGATGCTGCATTCGGCGGTGGCCGCCCGGTTGGGCATCGCGGTCACCGACTTCAACTGCCTCAATGTGCTCAGCATGGAGGGGCCGCTGACGGCGGGTCAGCTCGCCGAGCGCACCGACCTCACCCGCGGCGGAGCCGTCACCGCCATGATCGACCGGTTGGAAGCGGCCGGTTTCGTCCATCGCCGGCGGGATGACGACGATCGTCGGCGAGTGCTCGTCGAACTCGACGAGGCCGCGGCCGCCCGGATCGCGCCGCTGTTCGCCGGACTCGGCGAGTCACTGAACGACCATCTCGATAGTTATCGCACCGACGAACTGCGGCTGCTGCTCGACGCGGTGCGGGGGATCAACCAGCGCGTCGCCCGAGCCACCGACGCACTGCGCGAGGGTTAA
- a CDS encoding DUF1772 domain-containing protein translates to MVKPSARQSVLRHPALWLWLLVIFVGIQLGAGLYEKIVVVPLWESVPGGDVLDRMHSSGMYAAGRSFWPFVSMPVALLAVVNLILAWRSRAPHRRWWLAAAGIMVGYAVFSYGYFVPQMLMLQSAADGWAPERVESVVDWWTSLNHLRLLLGVCGWLCALKALSLLGPGVTARDRSSAPAEAPARPSPSTAPSAR, encoded by the coding sequence ATGGTGAAACCGTCAGCTCGACAGTCGGTGCTCCGGCATCCGGCGCTGTGGCTGTGGCTGCTGGTGATCTTCGTCGGCATCCAACTCGGCGCCGGGCTCTACGAGAAGATCGTCGTGGTCCCGCTGTGGGAGAGCGTGCCGGGCGGCGACGTCCTCGACCGCATGCACTCGTCCGGGATGTACGCGGCGGGCCGGTCGTTCTGGCCGTTCGTCTCCATGCCGGTGGCACTGCTCGCCGTGGTGAACCTCATTCTGGCGTGGCGCTCGCGTGCCCCACACCGGCGCTGGTGGCTGGCCGCCGCCGGAATCATGGTGGGCTACGCGGTGTTCAGCTACGGCTACTTCGTGCCCCAGATGCTGATGCTGCAGAGCGCGGCGGACGGCTGGGCGCCGGAGCGGGTGGAGTCGGTCGTCGACTGGTGGACGTCGCTGAATCATCTGCGGCTGCTGCTGGGGGTCTGCGGCTGGTTGTGCGCGCTGAAGGCGCTGTCGCTGCTGGGGCCGGGCGTCACGGCCCGAGATCGATCGTCCGCGCCCGCCGAAGCGCCCGCGCGGCCATCGCCGAGCACAGCACCGTCAGCGCGGTGA
- a CDS encoding DUF3145 domain-containing protein has product MRASNQFADATTGVVYIHASPAAVCPHVEWALSSTLQARANLKWTPQPAMPGQLRAVTNWVGPVGTGAQLASALRSWSVLRFEVTEDPSPGVDGHRWCHTPQLGLWSGPMSANGDVMVGEMRLRALMAAGADVLAAELDSVLGTAWDEALEPFRDGGEGAEVSWLSRGVG; this is encoded by the coding sequence ATGCGTGCGTCGAACCAGTTTGCCGACGCGACGACAGGCGTGGTGTACATCCACGCCTCACCCGCGGCGGTGTGCCCGCATGTCGAGTGGGCGCTGTCGTCGACCCTGCAGGCGCGGGCGAACCTGAAGTGGACCCCGCAGCCGGCGATGCCGGGGCAGCTGCGCGCCGTCACCAACTGGGTCGGACCGGTGGGCACCGGCGCGCAGTTGGCCAGTGCGCTGCGGTCCTGGTCGGTGCTGCGGTTCGAGGTCACCGAGGACCCCAGCCCGGGGGTGGACGGGCACCGCTGGTGCCACACCCCGCAACTGGGGTTGTGGAGTGGCCCGATGAGCGCCAACGGCGATGTCATGGTCGGCGAGATGCGGCTGCGGGCGCTGATGGCCGCCGGCGCCGATGTGCTGGCCGCCGAGCTGGATTCGGTGCTCGGCACCGCATGGGACGAGGCGCTGGAACCCTTCCGGGACGGCGGTGAGGGCGCCGAGGTCAGCTGGCTGAGCCGGGGCGTGGGTTAA